One segment of Falco rusticolus isolate bFalRus1 chromosome 3, bFalRus1.pri, whole genome shotgun sequence DNA contains the following:
- the MC5R gene encoding melanocortin receptor 5 has translation MNTSSQLYVSELNPSASGSNFTVPTVKSKSSPCEQVVIAAEVFLTLGIVSLLENILVICAIVKNKNLHSPMYFFVCSLAVADMLVSVSNAWETITIYLINNRHIIIEDTFVRHIDNVFDSMICISVVASMCSLLAIAVDRYITIFYALRYHNIMTVKRSGLIIACIWTFCTGCGIIFILYYESTYVIICLITMFFTMLILMVSLYIHMFLLARTHVKKIAALPGYNSVRQRTSMKGAITLTMLLGIFIVCWAPFFLHLILMISCPQNLYCVCFMSHFNMYLILIMCNSVIDPLIYAFRSQEMRKTFKEIICCYSLRMVCGLSNKY, from the coding sequence ATGAACACGTCCTCTCAGCTGTATGTTTCTGAACTAAACCCGAGTGCCTCTGGTAGCAACTTTACTGTGCCTACTGTCAAGAGCAAGTCATCGCCATGTGAGCAAGTGGTCATTGCAGCTGAGGTGTTCCTAACTCTGGGCATTGTAAGCCTCCTTGAAAATATCTTAGTTATATGTGCAATAGTTAAGAACAAGAACTTGCATTCAcccatgtatttttttgtttgcagtttagCAGTGGCTGACATGCTGGTTAGTGTGTCCAATGCTTGGGAGACCATAACGATATACTTAATAAACAATAGACACATAATTATAGAAGATACCTTTGTTCGTCATATAGACAATGTCTTTGATTCAATGATCTGCATATCTGTGGTGGCTTCCATGTGCAGTTTGCTGGCTATAGCAGTAGACAGGTATATCACTATCTTCTATGCCCTACGTTATCACAACATCATGACAGTGAAAAGATCAGGGCTTATTATTGCATGCATCTGGACCTTTTGTACGGGCTGTGGCATTATCTTCATTCTTTATTATGAATCAACTTACGTGATCATTTGTCTCATCACCATGTTTTTTACCATGTTGATCCTCATGGTCTCACTGTACATCCATATGTTCCTCCTGGCTCGTACTCATGTGAAGAAAATAGCTGCTTTGCCTGGGTACAACTCTGTCCGTCAAAGAACCAGCATGAAAGGAGCCATCACTCTGACTATGCTTCTTGGCATCTTCATTGTTTGCTGGGCTCCATTCTTCCTTCATCTCATCCTGATGATCTCCTGCCCTCAAAACCTGTACTGCGTCTGCTTCATGTCTCATTTCAACATGTACCTCATTCTCATTATGTGCAACTCAGTGATTGATCCCTTGATCTATGCCTTTCGTAGCCAGGAAATGAGGAAAACCTTCAAAGAGATAATTTGTTGCTATAGCCTGAGAATGGTCTGTGGGTTATCCAACAagtattaa